Proteins encoded within one genomic window of Bacillus thuringiensis:
- a CDS encoding YesK-like family protein — translation MDLLDGFGIFYIIGGITIILVFAISYLLKKRFPDKQFDIIFALSLILLCLASFPVTMMVIGGWEGMGYGFIGFFVLLGTLIGMIAHQLVKITRKSYV, via the coding sequence ATGGATCTGCTAGATGGATTTGGTATCTTTTACATCATTGGCGGGATTACGATTATTCTTGTATTTGCTATTTCGTATTTACTAAAGAAACGGTTTCCAGACAAGCAGTTTGATATTATATTTGCACTTAGTTTAATACTTCTTTGCTTAGCATCCTTTCCCGTTACAATGATGGTTATTGGTGGATGGGAAGGAATGGGATATGGATTTATTGGTTTCTTCGTCCTTCTTGGTACACTTATCGGTATGATTGCACATCAACTTGTGAAAATTACGCGGAAAAGCTACGTATAA
- the proS gene encoding proline--tRNA ligase: MAKEQVQAITKMEEDFAQWYTDIVKKAELVDYSSVKGCMILRPYGYALWENMQKVMDEKLKATGHENVYMPMFIPESLLQKEKDHVEGFAPEVAWVTHGGDEKLAERLCIRPTSETLFCEHFSKIVQSYNDLPKLYNQWCSVVRWEKTTRPFLRTTEFLWQEGHTIHETAEESQAETLHILNLYASFCEDYLAIPVIKGQKTDKEKFAGAKATYTIESLMHDGKALQTGTSHNFGTNFSEAFDIKFLDRNGKWQYVHQTSWGVSTRMIGGLIMVHSDNNGLVMPPKVAPVQVVIVPIAQHKEGVIAKATELQGHIQKVARVKIDASNKTPGWKFNEYEMKGIPIRLEVGPKDIEKNQVVLVRRDTKEKEFISMDQLEERIPALLEEIHISLFNKAKVFRDENTYSVTNFEEMKKVADEKQGFIKAMWCGELACEEKLKEEVGVSSRCMPFEQEHVADECVCCGKEAKQMVYWGKAY; the protein is encoded by the coding sequence ATGGCAAAAGAACAAGTACAAGCGATTACGAAGATGGAAGAGGACTTTGCACAGTGGTATACAGATATTGTGAAAAAAGCAGAACTTGTTGATTATTCGAGTGTAAAAGGATGTATGATTTTACGTCCGTACGGTTATGCCTTATGGGAAAATATGCAGAAAGTTATGGATGAGAAGTTAAAAGCAACTGGTCATGAAAACGTGTATATGCCAATGTTTATCCCAGAGAGCTTATTGCAAAAAGAGAAGGATCATGTAGAAGGATTTGCTCCTGAAGTAGCATGGGTGACACATGGCGGGGATGAAAAGTTAGCGGAAAGACTTTGTATACGCCCTACATCTGAAACTTTATTCTGTGAGCATTTTTCAAAAATTGTGCAATCCTATAATGATTTGCCAAAGTTATATAATCAGTGGTGTTCAGTAGTTCGTTGGGAGAAAACAACGCGACCATTCCTTCGTACAACGGAATTCTTATGGCAAGAGGGTCATACAATTCATGAAACAGCAGAAGAATCTCAAGCTGAAACGTTACATATTTTAAATCTATATGCTTCTTTCTGTGAAGACTACTTAGCGATACCGGTAATTAAAGGACAAAAAACAGACAAAGAAAAGTTTGCCGGAGCAAAGGCAACTTATACGATTGAAAGCTTAATGCATGATGGAAAAGCACTTCAAACAGGAACATCTCATAACTTTGGAACGAATTTCTCAGAAGCATTTGATATTAAATTTTTAGATCGTAACGGTAAATGGCAATATGTACACCAAACATCTTGGGGCGTATCAACAAGAATGATAGGTGGACTGATTATGGTTCATAGTGATAACAATGGACTTGTAATGCCACCAAAAGTTGCTCCAGTGCAAGTTGTTATTGTACCAATTGCTCAGCATAAAGAAGGAGTTATAGCGAAAGCGACAGAGTTACAAGGACATATTCAAAAGGTTGCACGAGTAAAAATAGATGCTAGCAATAAAACGCCAGGTTGGAAATTTAATGAGTATGAAATGAAGGGCATTCCAATTCGATTAGAAGTTGGTCCTAAAGATATTGAAAAGAATCAAGTTGTACTTGTAAGAAGAGATACGAAAGAAAAAGAATTTATATCAATGGATCAATTAGAAGAACGTATTCCAGCACTACTTGAAGAAATTCATATTTCTTTATTTAATAAAGCAAAAGTATTTCGCGATGAGAATACGTATAGTGTGACGAATTTCGAAGAGATGAAAAAAGTAGCTGATGAAAAGCAAGGGTTTATTAAAGCAATGTGGTGCGGGGAATTAGCTTGTGAAGAGAAACTAAAAGAAGAAGTTGGAGTATCTTCTCGCTGTATGCCTTTTGAGCAAGAGCATGTAGCTGACGAATGTGTTTGTTGTGGTAAAGAAGCTAAGCAAATGGTGTATTGGGGAAAAGCGTATTAA
- a CDS encoding LPXTG cell wall anchor domain-containing protein: MTKIFILASTLSLSFFSGLHIGNAATENFSPVTNAIVQNNDHLAEGNSKDNNKPPGNGGSQDDSGSGGNGSDGSGSGGNGSGGNGSGDNGSGGNGSGGNGSDGSGSGDNGSGGNGSGGSGSGGNGSDGSGSGGDGSGGNGSGGSGSGGNGSDGSGSGGNGSGGSGSGGDGSGGNGSDGSGSGGDGSGGNGSDGSGSGGNGSGGSGSGGNGSGGSGSGGNGSGGSGSGGNGSDGSGSGGNGSGGNGSGGSGSGGSGSGDGSGSGGNGSDGSGSGGNGSGGNGSGGSGSGGSGSGDGSGSGGSGSQGGNRVKGDSSSQGGNGSQGGNGSQGGNVKDNAKKQGDKLPNTATHYPVSILMGLSTFLIGMLLFIRRKNAK, from the coding sequence ATGACGAAAATCTTTATTTTAGCATCAACACTTTCTTTATCTTTTTTTAGTGGGTTACATATCGGTAATGCAGCAACGGAAAACTTCTCTCCAGTAACAAACGCGATTGTACAAAATAACGATCATTTAGCAGAAGGTAACTCAAAAGATAATAATAAACCACCAGGAAACGGTGGTTCTCAGGACGATAGTGGTTCTGGCGGCAACGGTTCTGATGGTAGTGGTTCTGGCGGCAACGGCTCTGGTGGCAATGGTTCCGGTGACAATGGTTCTGGTGGCAACGGTTCTGGCGGTAACGGTTCTGATGGCAGTGGTTCTGGTGACAACGGTTCTGGCGGTAACGGTTCTGGTGGCAGTGGCTCTGGCGGCAACGGTTCTGATGGCAGTGGTTCTGGTGGCGACGGTTCTGGCGGTAACGGTTCTGGTGGCAGTGGCTCTGGCGGCAACGGTTCTGATGGCAGTGGTTCTGGCGGTAACGGTTCTGGTGGCAGTGGTTCTGGTGGCGATGGTTCTGGCGGTAACGGTTCTGATGGCAGTGGTTCTGGTGGCGACGGTTCTGGCGGTAACGGTTCTGATGGCAGTGGTTCTGGCGGTAACGGTTCTGGTGGCAGTGGTTCTGGTGGCAACGGTTCTGGTGGTAGTGGCTCTGGCGGCAACGGTTCTGGTGGCAGTGGCTCTGGCGGCAACGGTTCTGATGGCAGCGGTTCTGGCGGCAATGGCTCTGGTGGCAATGGTTCTGGTGGCAGTGGTTCCGGTGGTAGCGGTTCTGGTGATGGTAGCGGTTCTGGCGGCAACGGTTCTGATGGCAGCGGTTCTGGCGGCAATGGCTCTGGTGGCAATGGTTCTGGTGGCAGTGGTTCCGGTGGTAGCGGTTCTGGTGATGGTAGCGGTTCTGGCGGCAGTGGCTCTCAAGGCGGCAACCGCGTTAAAGGCGATAGTAGCTCTCAGGGGGGAAATGGTTCTCAAGGCGGCAATGGTTCCCAAGGTGGTAACGTAAAAGATAACGCGAAAAAGCAAGGCGATAAGTTACCTAATACTGCAACACATTATCCTGTATCTATTTTAATGGGACTTTCAACATTCCTAATTGGTATGTTACTATTTATTCGCCGCAAAAATGCAAAATAA
- a CDS encoding ROK family protein, protein MKEYIAFDIGGTQIKYGIVSETGTVLKHKTVSTEIHLGGEQIIQKLILLSKKLMNEHTISGIGISTAGIVNIYKGVVTGGVEHIPNYATIPIIDRLQEILKVPVSIDNDVNCAAFGEKWNGSGREKENFIMLTLGTGIGGAIFIDGELYRGHSFSAGEWGNMLIEGKTFEEVASISGLIRLVRKYKGKGEWNGKKIFELYDKGDREVAQAVGIFFKHLAIGISNLAYIFNPEMIVIGGGITDRGNEFLKEVKEEVSKYLNQEIYNNCEIELAQNGNCAGMIGAIYHFLHHHK, encoded by the coding sequence ATGAAAGAATATATTGCATTTGATATTGGTGGTACGCAAATTAAATATGGAATTGTTTCAGAAACAGGGACGGTATTAAAGCATAAAACAGTTTCAACAGAAATTCATTTGGGTGGGGAACAAATCATTCAAAAACTTATTCTTCTATCCAAAAAATTAATGAATGAACATACGATTTCGGGAATTGGCATTAGTACTGCGGGAATTGTTAATATTTATAAAGGGGTTGTAACAGGAGGAGTGGAGCATATTCCGAACTACGCGACTATTCCTATTATTGATAGATTGCAAGAGATATTAAAAGTTCCAGTATCGATTGACAATGATGTGAATTGTGCAGCGTTTGGAGAAAAGTGGAATGGTAGTGGAAGAGAGAAAGAGAACTTTATTATGCTCACCCTTGGAACAGGAATTGGGGGAGCAATTTTTATAGATGGAGAATTGTACCGAGGACATTCATTTAGTGCTGGTGAATGGGGGAATATGTTAATAGAAGGTAAAACGTTTGAAGAGGTTGCTTCCATTTCAGGGTTAATTCGGCTTGTAAGAAAATATAAAGGCAAAGGCGAGTGGAATGGGAAAAAAATTTTCGAGTTGTATGATAAAGGAGATCGGGAAGTTGCTCAAGCAGTTGGGATCTTCTTTAAACATTTGGCGATCGGAATTAGTAATCTTGCTTATATTTTCAATCCGGAAATGATTGTTATAGGTGGCGGAATTACCGATAGAGGAAATGAGTTTTTAAAAGAAGTAAAAGAGGAGGTCAGTAAATACTTAAATCAAGAGATTTATAATAATTGTGAGATTGAACTTGCACAAAACGGTAATTGTGCAGGAATGATTGGTGCTATTTACCACTTCTTACATCATCATAAGTAA
- a CDS encoding TerD family protein encodes MPIILEKGQKIDLTKGQPKVAKLQVGLGWDPIGQSGGFLSSLFGSKPNVDCDASVVMLEGDRFLNKNDLVYFGNKLSTCGSIIHSGDNLTGEGAGDDETIFVELHKVPSRINRLVFVVNIYDCVNRRQDFGMIRNAYIRIQNPQTGEELARYNLSDNYAGKTTLISGEMYRHGSEWKFSAVGEGTQDKNLSEIVSRYQ; translated from the coding sequence ATGCCTATTATTTTAGAAAAAGGTCAAAAGATTGATTTAACGAAAGGACAACCAAAAGTAGCAAAACTACAGGTTGGCTTAGGCTGGGATCCAATTGGGCAATCAGGTGGATTTCTGTCTTCATTATTTGGAAGTAAACCAAATGTAGATTGTGATGCATCTGTTGTTATGTTAGAAGGAGATCGTTTTTTAAACAAAAATGATTTAGTTTACTTCGGAAATAAACTTTCTACTTGTGGTAGTATTATTCATTCAGGAGATAATTTAACAGGCGAAGGCGCTGGTGATGACGAAACAATTTTCGTAGAATTACATAAAGTTCCGAGCCGTATTAATCGTTTAGTATTCGTTGTAAATATTTATGACTGTGTAAATCGTCGTCAAGATTTCGGGATGATTCGTAATGCATATATTCGTATTCAAAACCCGCAAACTGGTGAAGAATTAGCACGCTATAATTTATCGGATAATTACGCTGGCAAAACGACTCTAATTTCAGGTGAAATGTATCGTCACGGAAGTGAATGGAAGTTTTCAGCAGTTGGAGAAGGAACACAAGATAAAAACTTAAGTGAGATTGTATCACGTTATCAATAA
- a CDS encoding TerD family protein, giving the protein MASISLKKGQKVDLTKTNPGLSKVLVGLGWDTNRYDGQNDFDLDVSIFLVGANGKVSGAEDFVFYNNPKGANGAVEHLGDNRTGEGEGDDESIKVDLKNVPAHIERICFTITIYDGEGRSQNFGQVSNSFVRILDEEKNAELIRYDLGEDFSIETAVVVGELYRHAGDWKFNAIGSGFQGGLASLCNNFGLDVE; this is encoded by the coding sequence ATGGCATCAATTTCATTGAAAAAAGGACAAAAGGTAGACTTAACAAAAACGAATCCAGGTCTTTCAAAAGTTCTTGTAGGACTTGGTTGGGATACGAATCGTTATGATGGGCAAAACGATTTCGATTTAGATGTTAGTATTTTCTTAGTAGGTGCTAACGGTAAAGTTTCAGGTGCAGAGGATTTCGTCTTCTATAATAACCCAAAAGGTGCGAATGGTGCTGTAGAGCATTTAGGAGATAACCGAACTGGCGAAGGTGAAGGCGATGACGAATCGATTAAAGTAGATTTGAAAAATGTACCTGCACATATCGAACGTATTTGCTTCACAATTACAATTTATGACGGAGAAGGCCGTAGCCAAAACTTCGGACAAGTCTCTAACTCTTTCGTACGTATTTTAGATGAAGAAAAGAATGCAGAATTAATTCGTTACGATTTAGGAGAAGATTTCTCTATTGAAACAGCTGTTGTAGTTGGTGAATTATACCGTCATGCAGGCGACTGGAAGTTCAATGCAATTGGAAGTGGATTCCAAGGTGGATTAGCGTCTCTATGTAATAATTTCGGTTTAGATGTAGAGTAA
- a CDS encoding TerD family protein: MVIQLQKGQKIDLGKTSPGLTKAVIGLGWDIKSYDGGSDFDLDASAFLLDANGKCTKETDFIFYNNLQSPCGSVLHTGDNRTGEGEGDDEQLVVDLKKVPADVHKIAITVTIYDAEGRSQNFGQVGNAFVRLANEETNEEVLRFDLGEDFSIETAVVFCELYRHNGQWKFNAVGSGFQGGLGALVRAYGLDA, from the coding sequence ATGGTAATTCAATTGCAAAAAGGGCAGAAGATTGATTTAGGTAAGACAAGCCCTGGTTTAACAAAAGCAGTAATTGGTCTTGGATGGGATATTAAATCTTATGACGGTGGATCAGATTTCGATTTAGATGCATCTGCCTTTTTATTAGATGCAAACGGAAAATGTACGAAGGAAACTGATTTTATTTTCTATAATAATTTACAGTCTCCTTGTGGATCTGTTTTACATACAGGAGATAACCGTACAGGCGAAGGCGAAGGCGACGATGAGCAACTTGTTGTAGATTTGAAGAAGGTTCCAGCAGATGTTCATAAAATTGCTATTACAGTTACGATTTATGATGCAGAAGGCCGTAGTCAAAACTTTGGGCAAGTTGGAAATGCGTTTGTTCGTTTAGCGAATGAAGAGACGAATGAAGAAGTTCTTCGTTTTGATTTAGGGGAAGATTTCTCCATCGAAACAGCAGTTGTCTTTTGTGAATTATACCGTCATAATGGACAGTGGAAGTTTAATGCAGTAGGAAGTGGATTCCAAGGTGGCTTAGGTGCGCTTGTAAGAGCGTATGGCTTGGATGCATAA
- a CDS encoding TerC family protein: MSILQGILDTYAQFFDLDMWIKVLQDPVSWGLIGTLVVLEGLLSADNALVLAVMVKHLPEEKRKKALFYGLIGAYVFRFIAIGIGMFLIKLAWVKVLGALYLAWLSVKYFIDKRKGNAEEEEAHGMNQNSILFRMFGVFWGTVAMVELMDIAFSVDSVLAAFGVSNEVWILLLGGMLGILMMRGIAGVFLKLLERIPELETTAYILILIIAAKMLLSVIHIEVSHTLFFIILVVAFGATFILHYMKNSGQAKEEVAATKNNHK, from the coding sequence ATGAGTATTTTGCAAGGAATCCTTGATACGTATGCTCAGTTTTTCGACTTGGACATGTGGATTAAAGTGTTGCAGGATCCAGTATCTTGGGGATTAATTGGTACACTTGTTGTACTTGAAGGATTATTATCTGCTGATAACGCACTTGTATTAGCAGTAATGGTAAAACACCTTCCGGAAGAAAAACGTAAAAAAGCATTATTCTATGGACTTATTGGAGCTTATGTATTCCGATTTATTGCAATTGGAATTGGAATGTTCTTAATTAAGTTAGCATGGGTAAAAGTGTTAGGTGCACTTTACTTAGCTTGGCTTTCAGTTAAATACTTCATTGATAAAAGAAAAGGTAATGCAGAAGAAGAGGAAGCTCATGGTATGAACCAAAATAGTATTCTCTTCAGAATGTTTGGTGTCTTCTGGGGAACAGTTGCGATGGTTGAATTAATGGATATCGCGTTCTCTGTAGATAGCGTACTTGCTGCATTTGGTGTATCAAATGAAGTTTGGATTCTATTATTAGGTGGAATGCTTGGTATTTTAATGATGCGCGGTATCGCTGGTGTATTCTTAAAATTGTTAGAGCGTATTCCAGAACTTGAAACGACAGCATATATTTTAATCTTAATTATTGCAGCAAAAATGTTACTGTCTGTTATTCATATTGAAGTAAGTCATACATTGTTCTTTATTATTTTAGTTGTAGCATTTGGAGCAACATTTATACTTCACTACATGAAGAATTCTGGACAAGCTAAAGAAGAAGTTGCAGCTACTAAAAATAATCATAAATAA
- a CDS encoding YceG family protein, with amino-acid sequence MFSRFTLQPYALQDESDLKQFETLLEKRPQYELTENEMKFSYIACRILGVPNDVDEYFNDLFDYSEAKGIEVLHEQNLNKVIDSEKLRHIQDVFGLHQEAPNGLTVNRLVAHLSGKQLLPKVDNPDLQHYIHTTFISVLKLYEKQHNQSLKTEGFRRFLIDIIKLSENYVAKWFSTINYKKQMPRIVWYGDAQESRIYFLYFLIMLGCDVLYYHPEGKDGFENVDEEGRTFIVSHPGRISLEPFPDRRRERVATVAYQASKEIEQVLHHDNSLLYKPWQFRSYTPVARTLKTTYDELFLITKEKAFVRPTFFVENKHIYIPSLFAKISGVSKNDKEYFQRLKAVTSFDNSLLINTFPFTKEQKANFQYHYRDALDRGGKLHPDLIMNSHWWPHKRLPEGLQHGIAEAIIHTCESEMCKPIAKETKQDVALYVFAQLSQIPPNILEQLEKFDYSQDVPKIVIFNNEKSGELTRSDAVLLLFLNQIGVDVFHFNPTGRNDIEPYIEAGAFDSHWLEEVNFDLEFHGSSAYKNLSQTIKGLFRPFL; translated from the coding sequence GTGTTTTCACGTTTTACACTTCAACCATATGCATTACAAGATGAATCAGATTTAAAGCAATTTGAAACACTTTTAGAAAAACGCCCACAATATGAGCTGACAGAGAATGAGATGAAATTTAGTTATATAGCATGTCGAATCCTTGGCGTTCCTAATGATGTAGATGAATATTTTAATGACCTATTTGATTATAGTGAAGCGAAAGGAATCGAAGTTTTACACGAACAAAATTTAAACAAAGTGATTGATTCGGAAAAACTTCGTCATATTCAAGACGTGTTCGGATTACATCAAGAAGCACCAAACGGTTTGACAGTAAATAGGCTAGTGGCGCACTTATCTGGGAAACAACTTTTACCGAAAGTAGACAATCCTGATTTACAGCATTATATACATACGACGTTTATTTCAGTATTGAAATTATATGAGAAACAACATAATCAGTCGTTAAAGACAGAAGGCTTCCGTCGTTTCTTAATCGACATAATTAAATTAAGCGAAAATTACGTAGCGAAGTGGTTTTCTACGATTAATTATAAGAAACAAATGCCGCGTATCGTTTGGTACGGTGATGCACAGGAAAGCCGTATATATTTCTTATACTTTCTTATTATGCTCGGCTGCGATGTACTTTATTATCATCCAGAAGGAAAAGATGGATTTGAGAATGTTGATGAAGAGGGAAGAACTTTTATTGTGTCTCATCCGGGTCGCATTTCTCTTGAACCATTTCCAGATCGCCGCCGCGAGCGTGTTGCAACAGTAGCATATCAAGCTTCAAAAGAAATTGAACAAGTACTTCACCATGATAATTCACTATTATACAAGCCGTGGCAATTCCGTTCCTATACGCCTGTAGCTCGTACCTTAAAAACAACATACGATGAACTCTTTTTAATTACGAAGGAAAAGGCGTTTGTACGCCCGACATTCTTTGTTGAAAATAAACATATTTATATTCCTTCTTTATTTGCGAAAATATCAGGTGTTTCAAAGAATGATAAAGAATATTTTCAACGATTAAAGGCGGTTACATCATTTGATAATAGTTTATTAATTAATACATTCCCGTTTACGAAAGAACAAAAAGCAAATTTCCAATATCATTATCGAGATGCATTAGACCGCGGGGGGAAATTACATCCAGATTTAATTATGAATAGCCATTGGTGGCCACATAAGCGTTTACCGGAAGGTTTACAACATGGGATTGCAGAGGCGATTATCCATACGTGTGAAAGTGAAATGTGTAAACCAATTGCGAAAGAAACGAAACAAGATGTAGCGCTATATGTTTTCGCACAACTCTCTCAAATACCACCGAATATTTTAGAACAGCTTGAGAAATTTGATTATTCACAAGATGTACCGAAAATTGTTATATTTAATAATGAGAAGAGTGGAGAATTAACTCGCTCTGATGCTGTTTTATTACTATTTTTAAATCAAATTGGAGTAGATGTATTCCATTTCAATCCAACGGGAAGAAACGATATTGAACCGTATATTGAAGCAGGAGCATTTGATTCACATTGGCTTGAAGAAGTTAATTTCGATCTTGAGTTTCATGGTTCATCAGCCTATAAAAATTTATCACAAACAATAAAAGGACTATTTCGTCCATTTTTATAA
- a CDS encoding toxic anion resistance protein, producing the protein MNNPVVLDSKTELNEQTAQDVRLQLRQDADVQRIYNAVDIKDQLELIELGKEPSMEISRFADQILHTMSLSKIEDSGELLKQLGKIMDRFDSKDFAEEKSGFFSRMFKKADKMIEQIFSKYQTMGREIDKVYVEITKYQDEMKKSIGTLDGLYEQNLKYYLDLEKYVVAGEMLLERLNTELVPMYEERVRNNDQIAGIELESLKNSVEILEQRIDDLEKARMVALLTAPQIRMIQRGNNKLIGKINTAFITTIPIFKNGIIQAVNAKRQKLVADSMAELDRRTNELLKKNAQNIATQSVEVARLSGSSSIKMETLEETWNIISRGMQETQQIEEQNKREREESRKRMATLTENIKKELQG; encoded by the coding sequence ATGAATAACCCAGTCGTACTAGATTCGAAAACAGAATTAAATGAGCAAACAGCACAAGATGTTCGCTTACAACTTAGACAAGATGCGGATGTACAACGTATTTATAATGCGGTAGATATTAAAGATCAGTTAGAATTAATTGAACTTGGAAAAGAACCTTCTATGGAAATTTCACGTTTTGCTGATCAAATTTTACATACAATGTCATTATCAAAAATAGAAGATTCAGGTGAATTATTAAAACAACTTGGCAAAATTATGGACAGGTTTGATAGCAAAGACTTTGCAGAAGAGAAAAGTGGTTTCTTCTCACGTATGTTCAAAAAAGCGGATAAAATGATTGAACAAATCTTTAGTAAGTATCAAACGATGGGCCGTGAAATTGATAAAGTGTATGTAGAAATTACGAAGTATCAAGATGAAATGAAAAAATCAATTGGTACGTTAGATGGTTTATATGAGCAAAACTTAAAATATTACTTAGACTTAGAAAAGTACGTAGTAGCAGGAGAAATGTTATTAGAGCGTTTAAATACAGAGTTAGTTCCAATGTATGAAGAGCGCGTACGTAATAATGATCAAATAGCAGGTATTGAATTAGAATCACTTAAAAACTCTGTTGAAATTTTAGAACAGCGTATTGATGATTTAGAAAAAGCGCGTATGGTTGCACTACTTACAGCGCCACAAATTCGTATGATTCAACGTGGTAATAATAAATTAATTGGTAAAATCAATACCGCATTTATTACAACGATTCCTATCTTTAAAAATGGTATCATTCAGGCGGTAAATGCGAAGCGTCAAAAGCTTGTTGCAGATTCTATGGCTGAACTGGATCGCCGTACAAATGAATTACTTAAGAAAAACGCACAGAACATCGCAACGCAAAGTGTGGAAGTAGCAAGATTATCAGGTTCTTCTAGTATTAAGATGGAAACACTTGAGGAAACTTGGAACATTATTTCAAGAGGCATGCAAGAAACACAACAAATTGAAGAACAAAATAAACGTGAGCGTGAAGAAAGCCGCAAACGTATGGCTACATTAACAGAGAACATTAAAAAAGAATTACAAGGATAA